The following proteins are encoded in a genomic region of Streptosporangiales bacterium:
- a CDS encoding coenzyme F420-0:L-glutamate ligase, which produces MTSAIDIWGVQGIPEIAHGDDLAALVAAATPGLRDGDVVVVTSKVVSKAEGRVRRAAPGDDLERMRDDAITAETVRVVARRGPTRIVQTAHGFVMAAAGVDESNTPEGTVVLLPLDPDASARAIRAGLRERLGVTVAVVVTDTFGRPWRVGQTDVALGAAGLAVVDDHRGRTDAHGRPLLVTEIAIADEVAAAADLVKGKSTGVPVAVVRGLAHHTTREDGPGVRALVRPSELDMFSLGARDVVSSRRTVREFTGEPIGTEPVRRAIAAAVTAPAPYASTPWRFVLVESADARARLLDTLETHWADPPGETERAESVDVLCRAPVLVVPCVDRSALRHAGDPAEVEMATLSAGAAVENLLVALAVEQLGSAWIASTLYCRDATRTALDLPAHWDPMGTVAIGRPAKPVDPRDRDPAPYLETR; this is translated from the coding sequence ATGACGTCGGCGATCGATATCTGGGGTGTCCAGGGGATCCCCGAGATCGCCCACGGTGACGACCTCGCCGCCCTCGTCGCCGCGGCCACGCCGGGGCTGCGCGACGGCGACGTGGTCGTGGTCACGAGCAAGGTGGTCAGCAAGGCCGAGGGCCGCGTCCGGCGTGCCGCGCCCGGTGACGACCTCGAGCGGATGCGCGACGACGCGATCACGGCGGAGACCGTCCGTGTCGTCGCGCGTCGCGGGCCCACCCGCATCGTGCAGACCGCGCACGGCTTCGTGATGGCGGCGGCCGGCGTCGACGAGTCCAACACCCCCGAAGGCACCGTGGTCCTGCTCCCCCTCGACCCGGACGCGTCGGCGCGTGCGATCAGGGCAGGCCTGCGCGAGCGGCTCGGCGTCACGGTCGCGGTCGTCGTCACCGACACGTTCGGCCGGCCGTGGCGTGTCGGGCAGACCGACGTCGCGCTCGGCGCCGCGGGACTGGCCGTCGTCGACGACCACCGCGGGCGCACCGACGCGCACGGGCGTCCGTTGCTGGTCACCGAGATCGCGATCGCCGACGAGGTGGCGGCCGCGGCCGACCTGGTGAAGGGCAAGAGCACCGGCGTACCCGTGGCCGTCGTCCGCGGTCTCGCGCACCACACCACGCGCGAGGACGGTCCCGGCGTACGCGCGCTCGTCCGGCCGTCCGAGCTCGACATGTTCTCGCTCGGCGCGCGCGACGTCGTCTCGTCCCGGCGCACCGTCAGGGAGTTCACCGGCGAGCCCATCGGCACCGAGCCGGTACGGCGCGCCATCGCGGCCGCGGTCACCGCGCCGGCACCATACGCGTCGACGCCGTGGCGGTTCGTGCTCGTCGAGTCAGCGGACGCACGCGCCCGCCTGCTCGACACGCTGGAGACGCACTGGGCCGACCCGCCGGGCGAGACCGAGCGAGCCGAGAGCGTCGACGTCCTCTGCCGTGCACCGGTGCTCGTGGTCCCCTGCGTCGACCGCTCCGCGCTCCGCCACGCCGGCGACCCGGCGGAGGTCGAGATGGCGACGCTGTCCGCCGGCGCTGCGGTCGAGAACCTGCTCGTCGCCCTCGCGGTCGAGCAGCTCGGCTCGGCCTGGATCGCGAGCACGCTGTACTGCCGCGACGCCACCCGTACTGCCCTCGACCTGCCGGCGCACTGGGACCCCATGGGCACGGTGGCCATCGGCCGCCCGGCCAAGCCCGTCGACCCCAGGGACCGCGACCCGGCCCCCTACCTGGAGACGCGCTGA
- a CDS encoding WhiB family transcriptional regulator yields MSEQNWLSGDSGEELEELEELEWQERALCAQTDPEAFFPEKGGSTREAKKVCLVCEVRQECLEYALAHDERFGIWGGLSERERRKLRRRAG; encoded by the coding sequence GTGTCCGAGCAGAACTGGCTATCAGGGGACAGTGGCGAGGAGCTCGAGGAGCTTGAGGAGCTTGAATGGCAGGAACGCGCGCTCTGCGCGCAGACCGACCCGGAGGCATTCTTCCCGGAGAAGGGCGGTTCCACCCGGGAGGCCAAGAAGGTGTGTCTCGTGTGCGAGGTCCGGCAGGAGTGCCTGGAGTACGCACTGGCGCACGACGAGCGGTTCGGCATCTGGGGCGGGCTCTCCGAGCGTGAGCGCCGCAAGCTGAGGCGGCGTGCCGGCTGA
- a CDS encoding DNA-3-methyladenine glycosylase 2 family protein, with protein sequence MWRPPYAVDVGFTLSCHRRGPGDPAFRRSGDGAVWRAVRTPDGPGTLHVRSLTRLGEVEAQAWGPGASWLLDRLPTMLGAADDPGALVPAHPIVRDMARRRPGFRIGRSERVLDALVPAILEQKVTGTEAFRSWRQLLWRFGEPAPGPAELVAKMRVPPDAATWASLATWHWHLAGVDPRRARTIRIAASRAGRLEETLTLGRAVAATRMRALPGIGQWTVAEVLQRSHGDADAVSVGDLHVPGIVGWALAGEVVDDAGMLALLEPYAGHRYRVQRLLETAGVGPPRRAPRFSPRDYRSL encoded by the coding sequence TTGTGGCGACCGCCGTACGCGGTCGACGTCGGGTTCACGCTGTCCTGCCACCGCCGCGGCCCCGGGGACCCGGCGTTCCGCCGGTCGGGCGACGGCGCGGTCTGGCGCGCGGTGCGGACACCTGACGGTCCCGGCACGCTGCACGTACGGTCCCTGACGCGGCTGGGCGAGGTCGAGGCGCAGGCATGGGGGCCGGGGGCGTCGTGGCTGCTCGACCGGCTGCCCACCATGCTCGGCGCGGCGGACGACCCCGGCGCGCTCGTCCCCGCGCACCCGATCGTCCGCGACATGGCCCGCCGCAGGCCCGGCTTCCGGATCGGCCGCAGCGAGCGGGTGCTCGACGCGCTCGTACCGGCGATCCTCGAGCAGAAGGTCACCGGCACCGAGGCGTTCCGGTCGTGGCGGCAGCTGCTGTGGCGGTTCGGCGAGCCCGCCCCGGGGCCGGCCGAGCTGGTCGCCAAGATGAGAGTCCCGCCGGACGCCGCGACGTGGGCGTCGCTCGCCACCTGGCACTGGCACCTCGCCGGCGTCGACCCGCGACGCGCCAGGACCATCAGGATCGCGGCGTCGCGGGCAGGTCGGCTGGAGGAGACGCTGACCCTCGGCCGTGCGGTCGCCGCGACGCGGATGCGCGCGTTGCCCGGCATCGGTCAGTGGACCGTCGCCGAGGTGCTGCAGCGCTCGCACGGCGACGCCGACGCGGTGTCGGTGGGCGACCTGCACGTGCCGGGCATCGTCGGCTGGGCGCTCGCGGGGGAGGTCGTCGACGATGCGGGCATGCTCGCGCTGCTTGAGCCGTACGCGGGCCACCGTTACCGCGTGCAGCGCCTGCTGGAGACCGCCGGCGTCGGCCCGCCACGCCGCGCCCCGAGGTTCTCGCCGAGGGACTACCGCTCCCTCTGA
- a CDS encoding glycosyltransferase: MTPQARPNHFVTAVLVVHDGGRWLPETIAALAEQTRAPDLIRVVDTGSTDSSGEILADAVGSDQVIAMPRRTGFGAAVAAGLARPEVTRRGRRAVPRPTDGTSWIWLLHDDSAPAPDALERMLAASDRSAGRRTAPPGILGCKHRDWYDHRVLLDVGLTTDLGGRRETGIDRGEHDQGQYDDHRDVLAVDSAGMLVRRDVWDYLGGFDPTLPLYRDDIDFCWRATRAGIGVAVVTDAVVYHAEAASRHRRTVHATASHPRLADRRHGMYSLAANLPMGLAAFALLRNVVTSVFRAVGWVLAKQLGYAFDELAAVALVIARPDLVLRARAARRRLKRPWRQIRTLMPPRGAAIKRVGERISAFSAGAAADSGRHSQAAIDPTADDDEAFGAFEEAPSALRRVLSHPGLLLVAALTLVALVAERDVLGMRLAGGALLPAPDGAGDLWRSYLESWHPIGLGGTTTAPPYLGVLALLSTAFFGKPWLAVNILLLGCVPLAGWSAYLAAGRLGTDRAVRVWVSAAYALLPIATGSIAAGRLGSTVAFVMLPLIAYFGARVLRPAAKGALRPAWACALLLSIGVAFAPVLWPMAFVLAVIAGAVLWRRRAVISGLVITVLLPVALLYPWSFRVITRPQLLLLDTGYHPAYLAAADLPPLAILLLHPGGPGQYPVWMSIGLVLAALAALLRRRANRPVVAGWIVAFVGLAFGVVLSRVTLTEPDATIGAVVWPGIAVAVVGLGFLVAIGSAAQDAPERLFRFGFGWRQLALVALVVVVGVTPLFAGAWWVVNGAGDPLHVARGEVVPAYLTAQSDVPSRPRTLIVRKLQGRVEYTVVRGRAPALGDELLQPPKATRERLDALVADLVSGRSADVTSRLAPYGIRYVLVAGPVDSRLAQRLDGEAGLVRQSATRDFALWQAAEEPTRLRMVGPDGTTSPLPASGDVESTVRIPPGADDRMLVLTDAASPGWRARIGDTELEARKVDGWAQAFVLPSSGGRLSLSFAETTRHGQLIFQGAVLLVVLVLALPGARREEFDPEPDRAAREAAPGPRARLPRSALDGGPDTGPQDTHGPPPHSEPEYAPQPDYGQPDYGQPDYGQPDQGQPPYGQPGYGPPQAPDPAYGPAPQEDAPRYVPGQWERR, translated from the coding sequence GTGACACCGCAGGCGAGGCCCAACCACTTCGTCACCGCCGTGCTCGTCGTGCACGACGGTGGTCGTTGGTTGCCCGAGACCATCGCGGCGCTCGCGGAGCAGACCCGTGCACCCGACCTCATCCGGGTCGTCGACACCGGCAGCACCGACTCCAGCGGCGAGATCCTCGCCGACGCTGTCGGTTCCGACCAGGTCATCGCGATGCCGCGCAGGACCGGCTTCGGCGCCGCCGTCGCCGCGGGTCTCGCGCGCCCCGAGGTCACCCGCCGCGGCCGCCGCGCCGTCCCGCGTCCCACCGACGGCACGTCCTGGATCTGGCTGCTGCACGACGACTCCGCCCCCGCCCCGGACGCGCTCGAGAGGATGCTGGCGGCCTCCGACCGGTCGGCGGGTCGCCGCACCGCGCCGCCCGGCATCCTCGGCTGCAAGCACCGCGACTGGTACGACCACCGCGTCCTGCTCGACGTCGGCCTCACCACCGACCTCGGTGGCCGCCGCGAGACCGGCATCGACCGAGGCGAGCACGACCAGGGGCAGTACGACGACCACCGTGACGTGCTCGCCGTCGACTCGGCCGGCATGCTGGTCCGCCGCGACGTGTGGGACTACCTCGGCGGGTTCGACCCGACACTGCCGCTCTACCGCGACGACATCGACTTCTGCTGGCGGGCCACCCGGGCCGGCATCGGCGTCGCGGTCGTCACCGACGCGGTCGTCTACCACGCCGAGGCCGCGTCTCGGCACCGTCGCACCGTCCACGCCACCGCCAGCCACCCACGGCTCGCGGACCGGCGGCACGGCATGTACTCGCTCGCGGCCAACCTGCCGATGGGGCTCGCCGCGTTCGCGCTGCTCCGCAACGTCGTCACCTCGGTCTTCCGCGCCGTCGGCTGGGTGCTGGCCAAGCAGCTCGGGTACGCGTTCGACGAGCTCGCCGCCGTGGCGCTCGTCATCGCACGTCCCGACCTGGTGCTCCGGGCACGGGCGGCCAGGCGCCGGCTGAAGCGTCCGTGGCGGCAGATCCGCACGCTGATGCCGCCCCGCGGCGCGGCGATCAAGCGGGTCGGCGAACGCATCTCCGCGTTCAGCGCGGGCGCGGCGGCCGACTCGGGCCGGCACAGCCAGGCGGCGATCGACCCGACGGCCGACGACGACGAGGCCTTCGGCGCGTTCGAGGAGGCGCCGAGCGCGTTGCGCCGGGTGCTGTCGCACCCCGGCCTGCTGCTCGTCGCAGCCCTCACGCTCGTCGCGCTGGTCGCCGAGCGCGACGTGCTCGGCATGAGGCTCGCCGGCGGCGCGCTGCTCCCGGCACCGGACGGCGCCGGCGACCTCTGGCGCTCCTACCTCGAGTCCTGGCACCCGATCGGCCTCGGCGGCACGACGACCGCCCCGCCCTACCTCGGGGTGCTCGCCCTGCTCTCCACCGCCTTCTTCGGCAAGCCGTGGCTGGCCGTCAACATCCTGCTGCTCGGCTGCGTGCCGCTCGCCGGTTGGTCGGCGTACCTCGCCGCGGGCCGGCTCGGCACCGACCGGGCGGTGCGGGTGTGGGTCTCCGCCGCGTACGCCCTGCTGCCGATCGCGACCGGCTCCATCGCCGCGGGACGCCTCGGCAGCACGGTCGCGTTCGTGATGCTCCCGCTGATCGCCTACTTCGGCGCACGGGTGCTGAGACCCGCCGCCAAGGGTGCCCTGCGACCGGCGTGGGCGTGCGCGCTCCTCCTCTCGATCGGCGTCGCGTTCGCGCCGGTGCTGTGGCCGATGGCGTTCGTGCTCGCGGTGATCGCCGGCGCGGTGCTGTGGCGCCGGCGCGCCGTCATCTCCGGACTCGTCATCACGGTGCTGTTGCCGGTCGCGCTGCTCTACCCGTGGTCGTTCCGCGTGATCACCAGGCCGCAGCTGCTGCTCCTCGACACCGGCTACCACCCGGCGTACCTCGCGGCGGCCGACCTGCCGCCGCTCGCGATCCTGCTGCTGCACCCCGGCGGGCCCGGGCAGTACCCCGTCTGGATGAGCATCGGGCTCGTCCTCGCCGCCCTCGCGGCACTGCTGCGCCGCCGCGCCAACCGTCCGGTGGTGGCGGGCTGGATCGTCGCGTTCGTCGGCCTGGCCTTCGGTGTCGTGCTGAGCCGGGTCACCCTCACCGAGCCCGACGCCACGATCGGGGCGGTCGTGTGGCCCGGCATCGCGGTGGCGGTGGTGGGTCTCGGCTTCCTCGTCGCGATCGGTTCCGCGGCGCAGGACGCGCCAGAGCGGCTCTTCCGCTTCGGGTTCGGCTGGCGTCAGCTCGCGCTCGTCGCCCTCGTGGTCGTCGTCGGCGTCACGCCGCTCTTCGCCGGTGCCTGGTGGGTGGTCAACGGCGCGGGCGACCCGCTGCACGTCGCGCGCGGCGAGGTCGTCCCCGCGTACCTCACGGCGCAGAGCGACGTGCCCAGCCGCCCGCGCACCCTCATCGTCAGGAAGCTGCAGGGCCGCGTCGAGTACACCGTCGTCCGGGGCCGGGCGCCCGCGCTCGGCGACGAGTTGTTGCAACCGCCCAAGGCGACGCGAGAGCGGCTCGACGCCCTGGTCGCCGACCTCGTGTCCGGACGGTCGGCCGACGTCACGTCGCGGCTGGCGCCGTACGGCATCCGCTACGTCCTCGTCGCAGGTCCCGTCGACTCCCGGCTCGCGCAGCGGCTCGACGGCGAGGCCGGGCTCGTCCGGCAGTCGGCGACGCGCGACTTCGCGCTGTGGCAGGCGGCCGAGGAGCCCACCAGGCTCCGCATGGTCGGTCCCGACGGCACCACCTCGCCGTTGCCGGCCTCCGGCGATGTGGAGTCCACCGTCCGCATACCGCCGGGCGCCGACGACCGGATGCTCGTCCTCACCGACGCCGCCTCGCCGGGATGGCGCGCGAGGATCGGCGACACCGAGCTCGAGGCGCGCAAGGTCGACGGCTGGGCGCAGGCGTTCGTCCTCCCGTCGTCGGGCGGCCGGCTGTCCCTGTCGTTCGCCGAGACCACCAGGCACGGACAGCTGATCTTCCAGGGCGCCGTGCTGCTCGTCGTCCTCGTCCTCGCCCTGCCGGGCGCCCGGCGCGAGGAGTTCGACCCGGAGCCCGACCGTGCGGCGCGCGAGGCCGCACCAGGGCCGCGTGCCCGGCTGCCGCGATCCGCGCTCGACGGTGGCCCCGACACCGGTCCGCAGGACACCCACGGCCCGCCACCGCACAGCGAGCCCGAGTATGCGCCCCAGCCCGACTACGGCCAGCCCGACTACGGCCAGCCCGACTACGGCCAGCCCGACCAAGGGCAACCCCCGTACGGCCAGCCCGGGTACGGCCCGCCGCAGGCACCCGATCCCGCCTACGGGCCGGCACCGCAGGAGGACGCGCCCCGCTATGTGCCCGGCCAGTGGGAGAGGCGGTAG
- a CDS encoding mannose-1-phosphate guanylyltransferase — protein MGEAGALYAVVPAGGSGTRLWPLSRRDEPKYLHPLAGGERSLLQGTVDRLAPVVPADRTYVVTGASHRAKVAAQLPELPAGNVVVEPSPKNSAPAIGLAAALIARREPDAVMGSFAADHVVPDATAFRAALRDAVSVAEAGYLVTIGITPTYAATGFGWIQRGDPLAGGVGERVATFTEKPPADVAQGYLDGGRSLWNASMFVWRVATFLDELGRQLPALHEGLLRIAAAWDGPDRDAVLAEVWPTLPAETVDDGVLVDAACGGRVAVVQGRFEWHDIGDWNGLADLLASAAGGNVALGEGEWLSEDDTGTLVAASGGRLVATLGLRDLVVVDTPDAVLVLPRHRAQDVRRLVEELKRRGDGTHL, from the coding sequence ATGGGTGAGGCCGGGGCGCTGTACGCCGTCGTCCCCGCGGGCGGGTCGGGCACCCGTCTGTGGCCGCTGAGCCGCAGGGACGAGCCGAAGTACCTCCACCCGCTCGCCGGCGGCGAGCGGTCGCTGCTGCAGGGCACCGTCGACCGGCTGGCGCCCGTCGTCCCCGCCGACCGCACGTACGTCGTCACCGGCGCCAGCCATCGCGCCAAGGTGGCCGCGCAGCTGCCGGAGCTGCCCGCGGGCAACGTCGTCGTCGAGCCGTCGCCGAAGAACTCCGCGCCGGCGATCGGGCTCGCCGCGGCACTGATCGCGCGGCGCGAACCCGACGCCGTGATGGGCTCGTTCGCGGCCGACCACGTCGTGCCCGACGCCACCGCGTTCCGCGCCGCGCTGCGCGACGCCGTCTCCGTCGCCGAGGCGGGGTACCTCGTCACGATCGGCATCACGCCGACCTATGCCGCCACCGGGTTCGGCTGGATCCAGCGGGGCGACCCGCTGGCGGGAGGCGTCGGCGAGCGCGTGGCCACGTTCACCGAGAAGCCGCCTGCCGACGTCGCGCAGGGCTATCTCGACGGCGGTCGCAGCCTGTGGAACGCGTCGATGTTCGTGTGGCGGGTGGCGACGTTCCTCGACGAGCTCGGCCGGCAGCTGCCCGCGCTCCACGAGGGCCTGCTGCGCATCGCGGCCGCGTGGGACGGCCCCGACCGCGACGCCGTGCTGGCGGAGGTCTGGCCGACCCTGCCCGCGGAGACCGTCGACGACGGCGTGCTCGTCGACGCGGCCTGCGGCGGGCGGGTGGCCGTCGTGCAGGGCCGCTTCGAGTGGCACGACATCGGCGACTGGAACGGCCTCGCCGACCTGCTCGCGAGCGCGGCAGGCGGCAACGTCGCGCTCGGCGAGGGGGAGTGGCTGTCCGAGGACGACACGGGCACGCTCGTCGCCGCGTCCGGCGGCCGTCTCGTCGCGACCCTGGGGCTCCGCGACCTCGTGGTCGTCGACACCCCCGACGCCGTGCTCGTCCTGCCGAGGCACCGCGCGCAGGACGTCCGCCGGCTCGTCGAGGAGCTGAAGAGACGTGGCGACGGCACCCACCTGTGA
- the def gene encoding peptide deformylase → MRSSGSSGCGRRRSRSSTSRWRRYRRPAATRPTGTTTPSRWPGCSPAAGCGAPASSSTAGRSRPAARPTTSRCSSTTSWSRRSRSSWAGHPRRSTPATTSPRSTTLLRGSRNSLVTLGRSVVTIRPIRLLGDPVLRDITEPVVDFDRALRKLVKDMMQTMRKAPGFGLAAPQIGVPLRLFVYDMQDGTQGCVANPELTVLDDTEVTEVEGCLSLPGANFPLARAASVEVTGFGADGEPITVRPTGDEHDPEYFARCLQHETDHLNGTIFVDRLPRRLRAQALRHTPAPNAS, encoded by the coding sequence ATGCGGTCGAGCGGCTCGAGCGGCTGTGGCCGCAGGAGATCGCGCAGCTCGACTTCGCGGTGGAGGAGGTACCGCCGTCCGGCGGCGACGCGTCCGACTGGGACGACGACCCCATCCCGCTGGCCAGGATGTTCTCCGGCGGCCGGCTGCGGCGCACCCGCATCGTCCTCTACCGCAGGCCGATCGAGGCCCGCAGCTCGTCCGACGACCTCGCGCTGCTCGTCCACAACATCGTGGTCGAGGAGATCGCGCTCGTCCTGGGCCGGGCACCCGAGGAGATCGACCCCCGCTACGACGAGCCCTAGGAGCACTACGCTGTTGCGAGGTTCTCGCAACAGCCTCGTCACCCTCGGGAGGAGCGTCGTGACCATCCGGCCGATCCGTCTGCTCGGCGACCCCGTGCTGCGCGACATCACGGAGCCCGTCGTCGACTTCGACAGGGCGCTTCGCAAGCTGGTCAAGGACATGATGCAGACGATGCGCAAGGCGCCCGGCTTCGGTCTCGCGGCCCCACAGATCGGCGTGCCGCTGCGGCTGTTCGTCTACGACATGCAGGACGGCACGCAGGGCTGCGTCGCCAACCCCGAGCTCACCGTCCTCGACGACACCGAGGTCACCGAGGTCGAGGGGTGCCTGTCGCTGCCCGGCGCGAACTTCCCGCTCGCGCGCGCCGCGTCGGTCGAGGTCACCGGGTTCGGCGCCGACGGCGAGCCGATCACCGTGCGCCCGACCGGGGACGAGCACGACCCCGAGTACTTCGCACGCTGCCTCCAGCACGAGACCGACCACCTGAACGGCACGATCTTCGTCGACCGGCTGCCGCGCCGGCTTCGCGCACAGGCGCTTCGGCACACGCCGGCGCCGAACGCGTCCTAA
- a CDS encoding 2-phospho-L-lactate transferase — MQIVVLAGGVGGARFLRGLRRAVPDADITVIGNTGDDITLFGLRVCPDLDTVMYTLGDGIDDEQGWGRAGETFTVKDELAAYGAEPQWFGLGDRDFATHVFRSQLLAAGQPLSAVTATLSARWGLGVRLLPMTDDPVETHVVIEDTAAESGRRAVHFQEYWVRLHAEPRALGVVPVGAEESGPAPGVVEAIAAADVVLLPPSNPVVSIGTILAVPGIRPAIAGAGVPVVGLSPVIGGHPLRGMADKVLAAVGATSTAAGVAEFYGPGLVDGWLVDETDKDAVEPVEALGIRCRAVPLVMHDVDAAARMAADALELAEILR; from the coding sequence ATGCAGATCGTCGTGCTGGCAGGTGGAGTGGGCGGTGCTCGTTTCCTCCGTGGACTGCGCCGCGCCGTCCCCGACGCGGACATCACCGTCATCGGCAACACCGGCGACGACATCACCCTCTTCGGCCTTCGGGTCTGTCCCGATCTCGACACCGTCATGTACACCCTCGGCGACGGGATCGACGACGAGCAGGGGTGGGGACGCGCGGGCGAGACGTTCACCGTCAAGGACGAGCTCGCGGCGTACGGCGCGGAGCCGCAGTGGTTCGGCCTCGGTGACCGCGACTTCGCCACCCACGTCTTCCGCAGCCAACTGCTGGCCGCGGGTCAGCCGCTGTCCGCGGTGACCGCGACGCTGTCGGCGCGCTGGGGTCTCGGCGTACGGCTGCTGCCGATGACCGACGATCCCGTCGAGACCCACGTCGTCATCGAGGACACCGCCGCCGAGTCGGGACGCCGCGCGGTGCACTTCCAGGAGTACTGGGTACGACTGCACGCGGAGCCCCGCGCACTCGGCGTCGTGCCCGTGGGGGCCGAGGAGTCCGGCCCGGCGCCGGGCGTGGTCGAGGCGATCGCCGCGGCCGACGTCGTCCTGTTGCCGCCGAGCAACCCCGTCGTCTCGATCGGCACGATCCTCGCGGTGCCCGGCATCAGGCCGGCGATCGCCGGTGCCGGCGTGCCTGTCGTGGGGCTCTCCCCCGTCATCGGCGGGCACCCGCTGCGGGGCATGGCCGACAAGGTGCTCGCCGCGGTCGGCGCGACGTCGACCGCCGCCGGCGTGGCGGAGTTCTACGGCCCGGGTCTCGTCGACGGCTGGCTCGTCGACGAGACCGACAAGGACGCCGTCGAGCCGGTCGAGGCGCTCGGCATCCGCTGCCGCGCGGTGCCGCTCGTGATGCACGACGTCGACGCGGCCGCACGGATGGCCGCCGACGCGCTCGAGCTCGCCGAGATCCTGCGATGA
- a CDS encoding DUF3499 family protein, producing the protein MSSVRRQCSRNACQGPAIATLTYVYADQTAVVGPLATYAEPHCYDLCTAHADRLTAPKGWELVRLAQDPASLQPSGDDLVALAEAVREAARPPAPGTEPVGQGVEVGRKGHLRVLRSAPPVTR; encoded by the coding sequence GTGAGCTCTGTACGTCGTCAGTGCTCGCGCAATGCCTGCCAGGGGCCGGCGATTGCCACGCTGACCTATGTCTACGCGGACCAGACCGCGGTCGTCGGTCCGCTGGCGACCTATGCCGAGCCGCATTGCTACGACCTCTGCACCGCGCATGCCGACCGGCTCACCGCGCCCAAGGGCTGGGAACTCGTCAGGCTCGCGCAGGACCCCGCCTCGCTGCAGCCGAGCGGCGACGACCTCGTCGCACTCGCCGAGGCGGTGCGCGAGGCCGCGCGGCCGCCCGCGCCAGGCACCGAGCCCGTCGGCCAGGGGGTCGAGGTGGGCCGCAAGGGTCACCTACGGGTCCTGCGCTCCGCGCCGCCCGTCACGCGGTAG
- a CDS encoding phosphomannomutase/phosphoglucomutase, protein MRLTDVFKAYDIRGVVPDQLDADAMRRIGAAFAQVVGGPAFVVGHDMRPSSPELSAAFADGVTSTGADVVAIGLASTDMLYFASGHLDLPGAMFTASHNPAQYNGIKLCRAAARPISQASGLTEIRELAGRGMPEPAATPGSVRTDDLLAAYAAYLADLVDISGIRPLRVAVDAANGMAGYTAPAVFGGTPVETVPLYFELDGTFPNHEANPLEPANLRDLQALVRDSGADCGLAFDGDADRCFVVDERGEPVSPSALTALIATRELAREPGSTVIHNLITSRAVPEIVREHGGVPLRTRVGHSFIKAEMASTGAIFGGEHSAHFYFRDFWFADSGMLAALHLLAALGRYDGTLSGLMAEFDRYASSGEVNSTVTDQEATLAAVERAFGTRDGATLDRLDGLTVEGPDWWFNVRPSNTEPLLRLNVEAPDEERMSKLRDEVLTVIRTA, encoded by the coding sequence GTGAGGCTGACCGACGTGTTCAAGGCGTACGACATCCGCGGGGTCGTGCCCGACCAGCTCGACGCCGACGCGATGCGGCGGATCGGGGCGGCGTTCGCGCAGGTGGTGGGCGGCCCGGCGTTCGTCGTGGGTCACGACATGCGCCCGTCCTCTCCCGAGCTGTCCGCCGCGTTCGCCGACGGCGTCACGTCGACCGGTGCCGACGTCGTCGCCATCGGCCTCGCCTCCACCGACATGCTGTACTTCGCCAGCGGTCACCTCGACCTGCCGGGCGCGATGTTCACCGCGAGCCACAACCCCGCCCAGTACAACGGCATCAAGCTGTGCCGGGCCGCGGCGCGGCCGATCAGCCAGGCGAGCGGGCTGACCGAGATCCGTGAGCTGGCCGGGCGGGGCATGCCCGAACCCGCCGCGACGCCCGGCTCCGTGCGTACCGATGACCTGCTCGCCGCGTACGCCGCGTACCTCGCCGACCTCGTCGACATCTCCGGTATCCGCCCGCTGCGGGTGGCCGTCGATGCGGCCAACGGCATGGCCGGATACACCGCGCCGGCAGTCTTCGGCGGCACGCCCGTCGAGACGGTGCCGCTGTACTTCGAGCTTGACGGCACCTTCCCCAACCACGAGGCCAACCCGCTCGAGCCCGCCAACCTCCGCGACCTGCAGGCGCTGGTCAGGGACAGCGGCGCCGACTGCGGGCTTGCGTTCGACGGTGACGCCGACCGGTGCTTCGTCGTCGACGAACGCGGCGAGCCGGTGTCGCCGTCGGCACTGACCGCCCTGATCGCCACCCGCGAGCTCGCCCGCGAGCCCGGCTCGACGGTCATCCACAACCTGATCACGAGCCGCGCGGTGCCGGAGATCGTCCGTGAGCACGGCGGGGTGCCGCTGCGTACGCGGGTCGGGCACTCGTTCATCAAGGCCGAGATGGCGTCGACCGGCGCGATCTTCGGCGGCGAGCACTCCGCGCACTTCTACTTCCGCGACTTCTGGTTCGCCGACTCCGGCATGCTCGCCGCGCTGCACCTGCTCGCCGCGCTCGGCCGGTACGACGGCACGCTGTCCGGGCTGATGGCGGAGTTCGACAGGTACGCGAGCTCGGGCGAGGTCAACAGCACCGTCACCGACCAGGAGGCCACGCTCGCCGCTGTCGAGCGGGCGTTCGGCACCCGCGACGGCGCTACCCTGGACCGCCTCGACGGCCTCACCGTCGAAGGCCCCGACTGGTGGTTCAACGTCCGCCCGTCCAACACCGAGCCGCTGCTCCGCCTCAACGTCGAGGCCCCCGACGAGGAGCGCATGTCGAAGCTCCGCGACGAGGTCCTCACGGTGATCCGCACCGCCTGA